A region of Photobacterium sanguinicancri DNA encodes the following proteins:
- the yajC gene encoding preprotein translocase subunit YajC, translated as MSLFISQAHAAAEGAPQGGSMQLFIMLGLFAVIFYFMIYRPQAKRAKEHKNLMSSMGKGDEVLTNGGLLGKISKVSEDNDYIVIALNDSTEVTIKKDFVTAVLPKGTMKSL; from the coding sequence ATGAGTCTTTTCATTTCTCAGGCACATGCCGCAGCTGAAGGTGCTCCACAAGGCGGTAGCATGCAGCTTTTCATCATGCTTGGTCTGTTTGCTGTAATTTTTTACTTCATGATTTATCGTCCACAGGCGAAACGTGCGAAAGAGCATAAAAATCTTATGTCTTCCATGGGCAAAGGTGATGAAGTGCTAACGAACGGCGGCCTACTAGGTAAGATCTCTAAAGTATCTGAAGATAACGACTACATTGTTATCGCGCTTAACGACAGCACTGAAGTAACAATCAAGAAAGACTTCGTGACTGCTGTTCTGCCAAAAGGCACGATGAAGTCTCTATAA
- the tgt gene encoding tRNA guanosine(34) transglycosylase Tgt — MTSRLLCQIVSLAFGGCVKFELDKTQGRARRGRLQFERGTVETPAFMPVGTYGTVKGMTPEEVKETGAQILLGNTFHLWLRPGQEVMKLHGDLHDFMQWQGPILTDSGGFQVFSLGATRKITEEGVHFRNPVNGDKVFMDAEKSMEIQYDLGSDIVMIFDECTPYPATHDEAKKSMEMSLRWAQRSRNHFDKQENPNSLFGIVQGGVYEDLRDVSVEGLTNIGFDGYAVGGLAVGEPKEDMHRILEHTCPKLPQDKPRYLMGVGKPEDLVEGVRRGIDMFDCVMPTRNARNGHLFVTGGVIKIRNAKHKTDTTPLDPHCDCYTCRNYSKAYLYHLDKCNEILGSRLNTIHNLRYYQRLMESIRTAIDEDRFDAFVDEFYARRDREVPPLKNA; from the coding sequence ATGACTAGCAGATTGTTATGTCAGATTGTTTCTCTGGCTTTTGGAGGTTGTGTGAAATTTGAATTAGATAAAACGCAGGGTCGTGCACGTCGCGGTCGTTTGCAGTTTGAACGTGGTACGGTTGAAACCCCTGCGTTTATGCCTGTAGGTACTTACGGTACTGTTAAAGGTATGACACCGGAAGAAGTAAAAGAAACAGGTGCACAAATCCTGTTAGGTAATACTTTCCACCTTTGGTTACGCCCTGGCCAAGAAGTGATGAAACTTCATGGTGATTTGCATGACTTCATGCAATGGCAAGGCCCGATCTTGACCGATTCAGGCGGCTTCCAAGTATTCAGCCTTGGCGCAACGCGTAAAATTACCGAAGAAGGTGTTCATTTCCGTAACCCTGTAAACGGTGATAAAGTTTTCATGGACGCTGAAAAGTCGATGGAAATCCAATACGATCTTGGTTCTGACATCGTTATGATTTTCGATGAGTGTACGCCGTACCCTGCGACACACGACGAAGCGAAGAAGTCGATGGAAATGTCATTACGTTGGGCTCAACGTAGTCGTAACCATTTCGACAAGCAAGAAAACCCGAACTCCCTATTTGGTATCGTTCAGGGTGGTGTATATGAAGATCTTCGTGATGTTTCAGTTGAAGGCCTAACCAATATTGGCTTCGACGGTTACGCAGTAGGTGGCCTAGCAGTAGGTGAGCCGAAGGAAGACATGCACCGTATTCTTGAACATACGTGCCCTAAATTGCCTCAAGATAAGCCACGTTACCTGATGGGCGTTGGTAAACCAGAAGATTTAGTTGAAGGTGTTCGCCGCGGTATCGATATGTTCGACTGCGTAATGCCTACACGAAATGCCCGAAATGGCCACTTATTTGTGACCGGTGGTGTGATCAAGATCCGTAATGCGAAACATAAAACAGACACAACGCCACTAGATCCGCATTGTGACTGTTACACTTGTCGTAATTACTCTAAGGCGTATTTATACCACTTAGATAAATGTAACGAGATTCTTGGTTCACGTCTGAATACAATTCATAACTTGCGTTATTACCAACGTTTGATGGAAAGTATTCGTACGGCGATTGACGAAGATCGTTTCGATGCGTTTGTAGATGAATTCTATGCGCGTCGTGACCGTGAAGTTCCACCATTAAAAAACGCTTAA
- the queA gene encoding tRNA preQ1(34) S-adenosylmethionine ribosyltransferase-isomerase QueA has protein sequence MQVSDFHFELPDELIARYPQPERTASRLLQLTGNTGELQHKGFKDVLDLVEPGDLLVFNNTRVIPARVFGRKESGGKIEVLVERMLDDKSILAHVRASKSPKPGNVLFLGDNDEHQAEMVARHDTLFEIRFTGDQTVLEVLEDVGHMPLPPYIDRPDEEADKERYQTVYNAKPGAVAAPTAGLHFDDELLAAIKAKGADFAFVTLHVGAGTFQPVRVDDINDHHMHSEYVEVPQDVVDAVLTTKANGGRVIAVGTTSVRSLESAAQDALKKGTELVPFFGDTDIFIYPGGYEFQLVDALVTNFHLPESTLIMLVSTFAGYDHTMKAYQVAVENQYRFFSYGDAMFITRRTKD, from the coding sequence ATGCAAGTTTCTGATTTTCACTTTGAGTTACCTGATGAGCTTATTGCTCGTTACCCACAACCTGAACGTACTGCAAGTCGACTACTTCAGTTGACGGGAAATACTGGTGAACTGCAGCATAAAGGCTTTAAAGATGTGCTGGATTTAGTTGAACCGGGTGATTTACTCGTATTCAACAATACCCGAGTGATCCCTGCTCGTGTGTTTGGCCGCAAAGAGTCAGGTGGCAAAATTGAAGTGTTAGTGGAGCGTATGCTGGATGATAAAAGCATCCTTGCCCATGTTCGTGCTTCTAAATCACCAAAACCAGGTAATGTCCTGTTTTTAGGTGATAATGATGAACACCAAGCTGAAATGGTGGCGCGCCACGATACGCTATTTGAAATCCGCTTTACAGGTGATCAAACGGTCCTTGAAGTATTGGAAGATGTCGGCCACATGCCGTTACCACCATACATTGACCGCCCTGATGAAGAAGCAGATAAAGAACGTTACCAAACGGTTTACAACGCGAAGCCTGGTGCAGTAGCAGCCCCAACCGCGGGCCTTCATTTTGATGATGAACTACTGGCTGCCATTAAAGCGAAAGGTGCAGACTTTGCGTTTGTTACTTTGCATGTAGGCGCTGGTACTTTCCAGCCTGTTCGTGTTGATGATATTAACGATCATCACATGCACTCAGAGTACGTGGAAGTTCCGCAAGATGTTGTCGATGCAGTGCTAACAACGAAAGCAAATGGCGGTCGTGTGATTGCCGTGGGTACGACATCGGTTCGTTCACTTGAATCAGCTGCGCAAGATGCACTGAAAAAAGGGACTGAGTTAGTGCCTTTCTTTGGCGATACCGACATCTTCATTTACCCAGGTGGTTACGAATTCCAATTGGTTGATGCGTTAGTGACAAACTTCCACTTACCTGAATCAACGTTGATCATGCTGGTGAGTACATTTGCAGGCTACGATCACACCATGAAAGCGTATCAAGTCGCGGTTGAAAACCAATACCGTTTCTTCAGCTACGGTGATGCTATGTTTATTACTCGTCGCACAAAAGACTAA
- a CDS encoding S1 family serine peptidase has translation MARYIVLLLLCFASLPVFASSPTVSPRIIGGVTSQNDELPWQVYLNISFTDGTYVCGGVLVAQDVVLTAAHCLQNGGLTANAADIKVWAGISSVFSASSRNVLSVSRRTINNSYNASRFSNDIAVLRLATPAPDSAKPILIANQDQIDRANTEFQTSYTQGGNNPANLLVSGWGSTSVNGSSGSSDLQQTLLTGVPDNTCNNQWGSGVTSGEANIFVCAISPSPLVVRDSCFGDSGGPLVWQDPLRASDSDFGLRLLGLVSFGDGCASSLPGVYTEVVSFTAWINTVTGNRLASVGTPKLSVNPFARDYSNAGTDIAVPSVDSVTGSDSGGSLGIVVLLSLLGLAVRRTLTLV, from the coding sequence ATGGCTAGGTATATTGTTTTACTGCTGTTGTGCTTCGCAAGTTTACCTGTGTTTGCTTCATCTCCTACTGTATCCCCTCGAATCATTGGTGGCGTGACTAGCCAGAATGATGAGCTCCCTTGGCAAGTTTATCTCAATATTTCTTTTACTGATGGCACCTACGTTTGTGGGGGAGTGCTGGTGGCACAAGATGTCGTATTAACGGCGGCCCATTGTTTACAAAATGGTGGCCTAACTGCTAATGCCGCTGATATTAAAGTCTGGGCGGGTATATCAAGTGTATTTAGTGCTTCATCTCGTAATGTGTTGTCAGTGAGTCGTCGCACGATTAATAACAGCTACAATGCCTCTCGTTTTTCTAATGATATTGCTGTACTCAGGTTGGCAACCCCAGCACCAGACAGTGCCAAACCGATATTAATCGCGAATCAAGACCAAATAGACCGTGCCAATACTGAATTTCAAACCAGCTATACCCAAGGTGGCAATAATCCTGCGAATCTTTTGGTTTCTGGATGGGGAAGTACCAGTGTGAATGGATCTTCGGGGTCGTCGGATTTACAACAAACCTTACTCACCGGGGTGCCTGATAATACGTGTAACAATCAATGGGGTTCGGGTGTAACCAGCGGTGAAGCGAACATTTTTGTGTGTGCTATTTCTCCTTCGCCATTAGTGGTCCGCGACAGTTGTTTTGGTGACTCTGGCGGCCCATTGGTATGGCAAGACCCACTTCGTGCTAGTGATTCTGATTTTGGTTTACGATTATTAGGCCTTGTCAGCTTTGGGGATGGCTGTGCCAGTTCTTTACCTGGGGTCTATACCGAAGTAGTTAGTTTCACCGCTTGGATCAACACAGTAACGGGAAACCGTTTAGCATCGGTTGGCACGCCTAAGCTGAGTGTGAATCCGTTTGCGAGAGACTACAGTAATGCAGGAACTGATATCGCAGTGCCAAGCGTCGATAGTGTTACGGGTAGCGACAGTGGTGGTAGTCTTGGCATTGTTGTGCTCTTGAGCTTATTGGGATTAGCCGTAAGGCGCACTCTAACGCTTGTTTAG
- a CDS encoding CBS domain-containing protein encodes MFTVADMMTQNPYALGPSSTLADAKDLMEKHAIRHVPVIDDNHHLLGLVTQRDVLSAQESSLEMITQSNFMSALDIQLHKCMNRSLMSVDCHAGLKEAALYMQKHKIGCLPVVEEKVLVGIITDSDFVSIAITLLEIQDEVEPTETEA; translated from the coding sequence ATGTTTACTGTCGCAGATATGATGACTCAAAATCCATACGCTTTAGGCCCATCAAGTACCTTGGCTGACGCGAAAGATTTAATGGAAAAACACGCTATTCGCCATGTGCCTGTCATTGATGACAATCACCATCTTCTCGGCTTAGTCACGCAACGCGATGTGCTATCCGCACAAGAATCAAGCTTAGAGATGATCACCCAAAGTAACTTTATGTCGGCACTCGACATCCAACTTCATAAATGCATGAACCGCTCACTAATGAGTGTGGATTGTCACGCAGGGTTAAAAGAAGCGGCGCTGTATATGCAAAAGCATAAAATTGGCTGCTTACCTGTGGTAGAAGAGAAAGTATTGGTCGGTATTATTACCGATAGCGACTTTGTATCTATCGCCATTACCTTGCTTGAAATACAAGATGAAGTTGAGCCAACAGAAACCGAGGCATAA
- a CDS encoding acyl carrier protein phosphodiesterase yields the protein MNFLAHLDLADFCRSHLAGNLLADFVRGDPYKQHTKAAADGIKLHRFVDGYIDAMPQVKQCQRLFRPETRRVSGIALDLIWDHFLARHWNDYHTQPLSQFVAFARQEVEIYQHNLPESYQQMSSRMWQQQWLIQYQETATIETALTRMAIRRPKLHQLANTPTDIFTHYQQLETTFHAIYPQIQQAALGYRQRQSIDS from the coding sequence GTGAATTTTTTAGCACATTTAGATCTCGCTGATTTTTGTCGAAGTCATTTGGCAGGAAACCTGCTTGCCGATTTTGTCCGAGGCGACCCTTATAAACAGCATACCAAAGCCGCAGCTGACGGCATCAAACTGCATCGCTTTGTTGATGGGTATATCGACGCCATGCCACAAGTTAAACAATGCCAACGCTTGTTTCGACCAGAGACTCGTCGTGTCAGTGGTATTGCCCTTGATCTAATATGGGATCATTTCCTCGCGCGTCATTGGAATGATTACCACACTCAGCCGTTATCACAATTCGTCGCCTTTGCTCGCCAAGAAGTTGAAATCTATCAGCACAATTTACCTGAAAGCTATCAACAGATGAGCTCACGTATGTGGCAGCAACAGTGGCTAATCCAATACCAAGAAACAGCAACGATAGAAACTGCCCTCACCCGAATGGCTATCCGTCGTCCTAAACTACACCAGCTTGCCAACACCCCCACAGACATATTCACGCATTACCAGCAACTCGAAACCACGTTTCATGCCATTTACCCGCAGATCCAACAAGCCGCGTTAGGCTATCGCCAACGACAAAGTATAGATTCGTAA
- the aceA gene encoding isocitrate lyase, whose amino-acid sequence MTLTRQQQIEAIEKDWAENPRWKHVKRTYSAEEVINLRGSFAPANTIAQRGADKLWDLVNGSAKKGYVNCLGALTGGQAVQQAKAGIEAVYLSGWQVAADNNTASTMYPDQSLYPVDSVPAVVTRINNSFRRADQIQWANGSNPEEGIDYFLPIVADAEAGFGGVLNAYELMRNMIDAGAAGVHFEDQLASVKKCGHMGGKVLVPTQEAVQKLVAARLAADVAGTTTLVIARTDANAADLLTSDCDIYDRDFIEGERTQEGFYKVRAGIDQAISRGLAYAPYADLIWCETAKPCLEEARKFAEAIHAQYPDQLLAYNCSPSFNWEKNLDAETIAKFQQELSDMGYKYQFITLAGIHNMWFNMFELAHSYAQGEGMRHYVEKVQRPEFAAADKGYTFVAHQQEVGTGYFDKMTNTIQGGNSSVTALTGSTEEDQF is encoded by the coding sequence ATGACACTGACTCGCCAACAACAAATTGAAGCTATTGAAAAGGATTGGGCTGAGAATCCACGTTGGAAACACGTAAAGCGTACTTACAGTGCGGAAGAAGTGATTAATCTACGTGGCTCGTTTGCCCCTGCAAACACGATTGCCCAACGCGGTGCTGATAAGCTGTGGGATCTTGTGAATGGCTCGGCGAAAAAAGGATACGTCAATTGTCTTGGTGCGCTAACGGGTGGCCAAGCAGTACAGCAAGCCAAAGCGGGTATTGAAGCGGTTTATCTGTCTGGTTGGCAGGTTGCAGCAGATAATAATACTGCCTCAACCATGTACCCAGATCAGTCGCTTTACCCTGTTGATTCGGTGCCAGCGGTGGTAACGCGTATCAATAATTCATTCCGTCGTGCCGACCAAATTCAATGGGCGAATGGCAGTAACCCAGAAGAGGGGATTGATTATTTCCTACCGATTGTTGCTGATGCAGAAGCGGGTTTTGGTGGCGTGCTTAATGCGTATGAATTAATGCGTAACATGATTGATGCAGGTGCGGCAGGTGTGCACTTTGAAGATCAGTTAGCCTCGGTGAAAAAATGTGGGCACATGGGTGGTAAAGTTTTAGTGCCGACCCAAGAGGCGGTGCAAAAACTGGTTGCGGCACGTTTGGCGGCCGATGTGGCGGGTACAACAACGCTTGTGATTGCCCGTACTGATGCCAATGCGGCTGACTTGCTAACATCCGATTGCGATATCTACGACCGTGATTTCATTGAAGGTGAACGTACTCAAGAAGGTTTCTACAAAGTACGTGCGGGTATCGACCAAGCCATTTCTCGTGGTTTAGCTTATGCACCTTATGCTGACCTTATTTGGTGTGAAACAGCGAAACCATGTTTAGAAGAAGCGCGTAAGTTCGCAGAAGCAATTCATGCGCAATACCCAGATCAGCTACTGGCTTATAACTGTTCGCCATCGTTTAACTGGGAGAAAAACCTAGATGCAGAAACGATTGCGAAATTCCAGCAAGAGTTGTCTGATATGGGCTACAAATACCAGTTCATTACGCTAGCGGGTATCCACAACATGTGGTTCAACATGTTTGAATTGGCGCACTCTTACGCACAAGGCGAAGGTATGCGTCACTATGTTGAGAAAGTACAGCGCCCTGAATTTGCTGCAGCTGATAAAGGCTACACCTTCGTAGCGCACCAGCAAGAAGTGGGTACAGGCTACTTCGATAAGATGACCAATACGATTCAAGGTGGTAACTCTTCAGTCACGGCACTAACGGGCTCGACCGAAGAAGACCAGTTCTAA
- the aceB gene encoding malate synthase A: protein MSTDNTLSSHHVKLSLQKALSPEQQEIVSDEALAFLERLVERFADRVPSLLSARDERQQRIDAGELPDFLAETANIREANWSIQNIPADLQDRRVEITGPVERKMVINALNANVKVFMADFEDSFSPAWDEVVAGQRNLRDAVNGTISYTNPGNGKQYHLSDDPAVLICRVRGLHLPEKHLLWQGMPIPGALFDFALYFFHNYKQLLAKGSGPYFYLPKLQAHQEAAWWSDVFSFAEDEMGLSRGTIKATVLIETLPAVFEMDEILYSLQEHIVGLNCGRWDYIFSYIKTLRNYPDRILPDRQVVTMEKPFLNAYSRLLVRTCHRRGAFAMGGMAAFIPSKDAEQNAWVLNKIQTDKSLEANNGHDGTWVAHPGLADTACAVFDEVLGSRTNQLDVSRSDDAPITAAELLAPCDGERTEEGMRHNIRVAVQYIEAWITGNGCVPIYGLMEDAATAEISRASIWQWIKHGKDLSNGKVVTAALFEQMLAEEMQVLEQELGSEVFAAGQYKEAAALMARLTTSDELMNFLTVPGYEYLS, encoded by the coding sequence ATGTCCACCGATAACACTCTTTCTTCTCATCATGTAAAGCTATCGCTTCAAAAAGCGCTATCTCCTGAGCAACAAGAGATTGTCAGTGATGAAGCATTGGCATTTTTAGAGCGTTTGGTTGAACGCTTTGCTGATCGAGTACCAAGCTTATTGAGTGCAAGAGATGAGCGACAACAGCGTATTGATGCGGGTGAGTTGCCTGACTTCTTGGCTGAAACCGCGAATATTCGAGAAGCAAACTGGTCAATTCAAAATATTCCTGCCGATTTACAAGATCGTCGCGTCGAGATCACAGGGCCTGTTGAGCGCAAAATGGTGATCAACGCGTTGAATGCCAATGTGAAAGTCTTTATGGCTGATTTTGAAGATTCATTTTCGCCAGCGTGGGATGAAGTGGTTGCTGGGCAGCGTAATTTACGTGATGCCGTAAATGGCACTATTAGCTACACCAATCCGGGGAATGGTAAGCAATATCACCTTAGTGATGATCCTGCAGTATTGATCTGTCGTGTACGCGGCTTACATTTACCTGAGAAACATTTGTTATGGCAAGGCATGCCTATTCCTGGTGCCTTGTTTGATTTTGCACTCTACTTCTTCCATAACTATAAGCAACTACTCGCCAAGGGCAGCGGTCCATACTTTTACTTGCCTAAGCTGCAAGCGCATCAAGAAGCGGCATGGTGGAGCGATGTCTTTAGCTTCGCCGAAGATGAAATGGGATTATCGCGAGGCACCATTAAAGCAACAGTGCTGATTGAAACCCTGCCGGCTGTGTTTGAGATGGATGAGATCCTCTACAGTTTGCAAGAACATATTGTTGGCCTTAACTGTGGTCGCTGGGACTACATCTTCAGCTACATTAAAACCCTACGTAATTACCCTGATCGCATTTTGCCCGATCGCCAAGTTGTCACCATGGAGAAGCCCTTCTTAAATGCCTACTCACGGCTATTAGTGCGCACCTGTCACCGCCGTGGCGCGTTTGCGATGGGAGGAATGGCCGCTTTTATTCCATCTAAAGATGCAGAGCAGAATGCTTGGGTACTGAATAAGATCCAAACGGATAAGTCTCTGGAAGCCAATAATGGCCACGATGGGACATGGGTTGCGCACCCAGGTCTGGCTGATACGGCGTGTGCGGTTTTTGATGAGGTACTTGGTAGCCGCACTAATCAGCTTGATGTTAGCCGAAGCGATGATGCGCCTATTACAGCAGCAGAGTTGCTTGCACCGTGTGATGGTGAGCGTACTGAAGAGGGTATGCGCCATAACATTCGTGTCGCGGTGCAATATATTGAAGCGTGGATCACCGGCAATGGCTGTGTACCGATTTACGGTTTGATGGAAGATGCTGCCACGGCCGAAATATCGCGTGCTTCGATTTGGCAATGGATTAAACACGGTAAAGATTTGAGTAATGGCAAAGTGGTTACTGCTGCTTTGTTTGAACAAATGCTTGCAGAAGAAATGCAAGTATTAGAGCAAGAATTGGGAAGTGAAGTCTTCGCCGCTGGGCAATATAAAGAAGCCGCAGCTTTGATGGCTCGCTTAACCACCAGCGATGAACTAATGAATTTCTTAACAGTGCCGGGTTATGAGTACTTATCGTAA
- a CDS encoding hydrogen peroxide-inducible genes activator: MNKFPSLKQLNYIVTLSETRHFGEAAKLCFVSQSTLSSGIQNLEDLIGCQLIERDNKNKSLVFTSMGEDVVTRARELLARSRDLMELSNCTGDGMEGQLRIGCIPTIAPFLLCDLVQEVNLRFPKLDLLLREDTTANLLTALRNGEMDVLILALPMDINGMQSKIVGRDAFKMVISKKQANTVRVPISYDDLPDASVFLLEREHCLTDHAVSACQLTSKDKINPFSATSLHTLVQMVANGMGMTFIPQMAIDHGLLDNQNLVVVEPPGHEAYREIGLVWRPTSSRIHTFDQLADVVKGIL; the protein is encoded by the coding sequence ATGAACAAGTTTCCTTCCTTAAAACAGCTTAACTATATAGTCACATTGTCAGAGACCCGCCATTTCGGTGAAGCGGCCAAACTTTGCTTTGTTAGCCAATCGACGCTCAGTTCTGGCATACAAAACCTTGAAGACTTAATTGGTTGTCAGCTCATTGAGCGTGATAACAAAAATAAATCGTTAGTTTTTACCTCTATGGGTGAAGACGTGGTGACTCGCGCTCGCGAGCTACTGGCACGTTCGCGTGATTTGATGGAGCTATCTAATTGCACTGGCGATGGCATGGAAGGACAGTTACGTATTGGCTGTATTCCCACTATTGCCCCTTTCTTATTGTGTGATCTAGTCCAAGAAGTGAATCTACGTTTTCCTAAGTTAGATTTGCTGCTGCGCGAAGACACAACCGCTAATTTGCTGACGGCTTTGCGTAATGGCGAGATGGATGTACTTATCTTAGCCTTACCGATGGATATTAACGGGATGCAAAGCAAGATCGTCGGACGTGATGCTTTTAAGATGGTGATCAGTAAGAAGCAAGCAAATACAGTGCGGGTACCGATTAGTTATGATGACTTACCGGATGCATCTGTCTTTCTGCTGGAGCGTGAGCACTGTTTAACGGATCACGCTGTGTCTGCCTGTCAGCTCACCAGTAAAGATAAGATTAATCCCTTTTCGGCCACAAGTTTACATACCTTAGTACAGATGGTCGCGAACGGTATGGGAATGACCTTTATTCCCCAAATGGCCATCGACCATGGTTTGCTTGATAATCAAAACTTGGTGGTAGTTGAACCGCCAGGCCATGAAGCTTACCGTGAAATCGGCCTTGTTTGGCGACCAACATCTAGCCGAATTCATACCTTTGACCAATTAGCCGATGTGGTTAAAGGGATACTGTAA
- a CDS encoding peroxiredoxin C, whose product MVLVGRQAPDFTAAAVLGNGEIVDNFNFAEFTKGKKAVVFFYPLDFTFVCPSELIAFDKRFEDFQAKGVEVIGVSIDSQFSHNAWRNTAVEDGGIGQVKYPLVADVKHEICKAYDVEHPEAGVAFRGSFLIDEDGAVRHQVVNDLPLGRNIDEMLRMVDALNFHQKNGEVCPAQWEEGKAGMDASPKGVADYLSEHTADLGK is encoded by the coding sequence ATGGTACTAGTAGGTCGTCAAGCACCAGATTTTACTGCTGCAGCTGTTCTAGGTAACGGTGAAATCGTTGATAACTTCAACTTCGCAGAATTTACCAAAGGTAAAAAAGCGGTAGTTTTCTTCTACCCACTAGACTTCACTTTTGTTTGCCCATCAGAACTAATCGCATTCGATAAGCGTTTTGAAGATTTCCAAGCGAAAGGCGTTGAAGTAATCGGTGTTTCAATCGATTCTCAATTCTCTCACAACGCATGGCGTAACACTGCTGTTGAAGACGGCGGTATCGGTCAAGTTAAGTACCCTCTAGTTGCTGACGTTAAGCACGAAATCTGTAAAGCATACGATGTAGAGCACCCAGAAGCAGGCGTTGCTTTCCGTGGTTCTTTCCTAATCGACGAAGACGGTGCAGTACGTCACCAAGTAGTTAACGACCTTCCACTAGGCCGTAACATCGACGAAATGCTACGCATGGTTGATGCTCTAAACTTCCACCAGAAGAACGGTGAAGTTTGTCCAGCACAGTGGGAAGAAGGCAAAGCAGGTATGGATGCATCTCCAAAAGGTGTTGCTGACTACCTATCTGAGCACACTGCAGACCTAGGTAAGTAA
- a CDS encoding copper homeostasis protein CutC gives MIMQIEVCIDNLESLHYAQQGGANRIELCSSLALGGLTPSAGFMHLAARHATIPVYAMIRPRQGDFLFSSDDVEIMLADIHAAKQAQLQGIVVGALTADGHIDRDILNALMKQAGTLGVTFHRAIDQCADPFAALDAVMKAGCERVLTSGLAPSAPEGIATIKRMVEHCGNHLSIMPGAGVTANNALSIIQQTGVHEIHLSGKSTRPSLMQHIDPSAHMGNANVDDFAIPVTSVEKIQAVAARIQKT, from the coding sequence ATCATTATGCAAATCGAAGTCTGTATTGATAATTTAGAATCACTGCACTATGCCCAACAAGGCGGCGCTAACCGTATTGAACTCTGCTCATCACTTGCACTTGGCGGCTTAACACCCAGTGCTGGATTCATGCATCTTGCGGCTAGACATGCCACAATTCCTGTCTATGCCATGATCCGTCCACGCCAAGGGGATTTCTTATTCTCAAGCGACGACGTAGAAATTATGCTGGCTGATATTCACGCAGCCAAGCAAGCACAATTGCAAGGCATTGTTGTGGGCGCTTTAACGGCTGATGGACATATTGATCGCGATATTCTTAATGCATTGATGAAACAAGCTGGCACGCTAGGCGTGACTTTCCATCGCGCCATCGACCAATGTGCCGATCCCTTTGCTGCGCTTGATGCTGTAATGAAAGCGGGTTGTGAGCGAGTACTCACCTCTGGACTTGCACCTAGCGCCCCCGAAGGTATCGCGACGATCAAGCGTATGGTGGAACACTGTGGCAACCATTTGAGTATCATGCCGGGTGCCGGTGTTACCGCTAATAATGCCCTTTCGATCATCCAACAAACAGGCGTACACGAAATTCACCTATCCGGAAAAAGTACCCGCCCAAGTTTAATGCAACATATTGATCCATCAGCACATATGGGTAACGCGAATGTGGATGATTTCGCTATTCCTGTCACCTCGGTGGAAAAAATACAAGCTGTAGCAGCGCGAATCCAAAAAACGTAA